In the genome of Pseudorca crassidens isolate mPseCra1 chromosome 14, mPseCra1.hap1, whole genome shotgun sequence, one region contains:
- the LOC137205915 gene encoding glycerol-3-phosphate acyltransferase 2, mitochondrial isoform X1: MECPLWALVRGGPAERSTPCSGAVPRFRGWLVRRLCYFLWSLEQHIPPCQDAPQKVVESTGVQNVILGRAPGGAGEGQVPSHVKREVQRILGHIQAPPRPFLLRLVSWALLRILNCLFLNVQLHKGQMKMVHKAAQAGSPLVLLSTHKSLLDGILLPFVLLSQGLGVLRVAWDPRTCSPILRALLKKLGGLFLPPEANLSLDSSEGVLARAVVHAAVEQLLVSGQPLLIFLEEPPGAQGPRLSALGQTWLGLVVQAVQVGIVPDAMLVPVAITYDLVPDAPRDTYHASAPLGLWTGALAVLWSLRGWGCSRRACVRVHLAQPFSLHEYTVNARSCWGSRQTLEQLLQPIVLGQCTVVPDTEKVQEWTPVTGPLLALKEEDQLLVRRLSCHVLNACVASSAVMSTAIMATLLLFKHQKGVCLSHLLGEFSWLTEETLLRGFDVGFSGQLQCLVQHTLSLLRPHVALLRVQQGDLLVVLRPGPGLAHLARLSSEMLPAFLSEAVGACAVWGLLVGRVLPEGPWELQGIELLSQNQLYHQILLLMHLLPQELLLLQPCQSSYCYCQEVLDRLIQCGLLVAEETPGSRPACDTGRRRLSAKLLWKPSGDFTDSDSDDFEEAEGRYFRLSQQSRCPDFFLFLCRLLSPLLKAFAQAATFLHRGQLPDTESGYAEQLLRFLEATAQEEGFFECVDPNLAISAVWTFRDLGVRGASLSALLSPCLPLPYPERAQGAQLYPPWDFPSVSE; encoded by the exons ATGGAATGCCCTCTGTGGGCCCTAGTCAGGGGCGGGCCCGCTGAGAGATCTACCCCCTGCTCGGGGGCTGTGCCCAGGTTTCGGGGCTGGCTGGTTCGGAGGCTCTGCTATTTCTTGTGGTCCCTGGAGCAGCACATACCCCCCTGCCAGGATGCCCCACAGAAGGTCGTGGAAAGCACTGG GGTTCAGAATGTCATCCTAGGGAGGGccccaggaggggctggggaaggccAGGTGCCCAGCCACGTGAAGAGAGAGGTACAGCGCATCTTGGGCCACATCCaggccccaccccgccccttccTGCTCAG GCTGGTCAGCTGGGCACTGCTCCGGATCCTGAACTGCCTCTTCCTGAACGTACAGCTGCACAAGGGCCAGATGAAGATGGTCCACAAGGCCGCCCAGGCA ggctcgcCGCTCGTCCTCCTCTCTACCCACAAGTCACTTCTGGACGGGATCCTACTGCCCTTTGTGCTGCTCTCCCAGGGCCTGGGCGTGCTCCGTGTGGCTTGGGATCCCCGCACCTGTTCCCCCATCCTCAG AGCTCTGCTGAAGAAACTTGGGGGACTTTTCCTGCCCCCAGAGGCCAACCTCTCCCTGGACAGCTCTGAGGGGGTCCTTGCAAGGGCTGTAGTCCATGCG GCTGTGGAGCAGCTGCTGGTCAGCGGGCAGCCCCTGCTCATCTTCCTGGAGGAGCCGCCTGGGGCTCAAGGGCCTCGGCTGTCAGCCCTGGGTCAGACGTGGCTGGGACTGGTGGTGCAGGCGGTCCAGGTGGGCATCGTCCCAGATGCTATGCTGGTGCCAGTGGCCATCACCTACGACCTGGTTCCAGATGCACCCCGTGACACATACCAC GCCTCGGCCCCTCTGGGGCTGTGGACCGGAGCTCTGGCTGTCCTGTGGAGCCTGCGAGGCTGGGGCTGCAGCCGCCGAGCCTGCGTCCGTGTGCATCTGGCCCAGCCCTTCTCCCTGCAT GAATACACCGTCAACGCCAGAAGCTGCTGGGGCAGCAGGCAGACCCTGGAGCAGCTGCTGCAGCCCATCGTGCTGGGCCAGTG TACTGTCGTCCCCGACACTGAGAAGGTGCAGGAGTGGACCCCAGTAACCGGGCCCCTTCTGGCCCTGAAGGAAGAGGACCAGCTGTTGGTCAGGAGGCTGAGCTGTCACGTCCTGAATG CCTGCGTGGCGAGCTCGGCGGTGATGAGCACGGCCATCATGGCAACGCTGCTGCTGTTCAAGCACCAGAAG GGCGTGTGCCTGTCACATCTCCTGGGGGAGTTCTCCTGGCTGACAGAGGAGACGCTGCTGCGTGGCTTTGACGTGGGCTTCTCAGGGCAGCTGCAGTGCCTGGTGCAGCACACGCTGAGCCTGCTGCGGCCGCACGTGGCCCTGCTGCGCGTCCAGCAGGGGGACTTGCTGGTGGTTCTGCGGCCCGGCCCAGGCCTCGCGCACCTGGCACGCCTGAGCTCCGAGATGCTGCCCGCCTTCCTGAGCGAGGCCGTGGGTG cctgtgccgtgtgggggctgctggtgggcagggtgCTGCCTGAGGGACCCTGGGAGCTGCAGGGCATCGAGCTGCTGAGCCAGAACCAGCTGTACCACCAGATCCTGCTGCTGATGCACTTGCTGCCGcaggagctgctgctgctgcag CCCTGCCAGTCTTCCTACTGCTACTGTCAGGAGGTGCTGGACCGCCTCATCCAGTGTGGGCTCCTAGTTGCCGAGGAG ACCCCAGGCTCCCGGCCAGCCTGCGACACCGGGCGGCGGCGTTTGAGTGCGAAACTGCTGTGGAAACCAAGTGGGGACTTTACCGACAGTGACAGTGACGACTTCGAGGAGGCTGAGGGCCGGTACTTCAGG CTCAGCCAGCAGTCACGCTGCCCtgacttcttcctcttcctctgccgCCTGCTCAGCCCGCTGCTCAAGGCTTTTGCGCAGGCTGCCACCTTCCTCCACCGGGGCCAGCTGCCAGATACTG AGTCGGGCTACGCGGAGCAGCTGTTGCGGTTCTTAGAGGCCACCGCCCAGGAGGAAGGGTTCTTCG AGTGTGTGGACCCAAATCTCGCCATCAGTGCCGTCTGGACCTTCAGAGACCTGGGGGTGAGAGGGGCCAGTCTCTCCGCCCTTCTGTCCCCCTGCCTCCCACTCCCATACCCTGAAAGAGCTCAGGGAGCCCAGCTGTACCCACCCTGGGATTTCCCCAGCGTCTCCGAGTAG
- the LOC137205917 gene encoding oxaloacetate tautomerase FAHD2A, mitochondrial isoform X4 has protein sequence MLVSGRRRWLTALLQAQRWPFQPSRDMRLVQFRAPHLTGPHLGLESGNGGGVINLSAFDPTLPKTMIEFLGQGEAALSVAKRKLGVSLLCSNRQPYENEEAVYCYAAAGSPQSAPLSCSGLCRALAAQLPVLPRSEVTFLAPVTRPDKVVCVGMNYVDHCKEQNVPVPKEPIIFSKFSSSIVGPYDEVVLPPESQEVDWEVELAVVIGKKGKHIKATDAMAHVAGFTVAHDVTARDWQMRRNGKQWLLGKTFDTFCPLGPALVTKDSVAGDVILTGTPPGVGVFRKPPVFLKKGDEVQCEIEELGVIVNKVV, from the exons ATGCTGGTCTCTGGTAGAAGAAGGTGGCTCACGGCTCTGCTGCAGGCTCAGCGTTGGCCCTTTCAACCCTCCAGAGACATGAGATTGGTGCAGTTCCGGGCACCCCACCTGACGGGACCTCATCTGGGCCTGGAGTCAGGGAATGGTGGAGGTGTCATCAACCTCAGCGCCTTTGACCCCACACTGCCCAAGACGATGATAGAGTtcctggggcagggagaggccgCTCTCTCAGTGGCAAAGAG AAAATTGGGTGTATCTCTACTGTGCAGTAATAGGCAGCCATACGAAAACGAGGAAGCTGTATACTGTTATG CTGCTGCAGGATCTCCCCAGAGTGCCCCTCTCTCCTGCTCTGGTCTCTGCAGAGCCCTGGCTGCCCAGTTGCCAGTCCTACCACGGTCAGAAGTGACATTCCTGGCTCCAGTTACACGGCCAGACAAGGTGGTGTGCGTGGGCATGAACTATGTGGACCACTGCAAAGAGCAGAACGTGCCTGTGCCCAAGGAGCCCATCATCTTCAGCAAGTTTTCCAGCTCCATCGTGGGGCCCTACGACGAGGTCGTCCTCCCTCCTGAGAGTCAG GAGGTGGACTGGGAGGTGGAGCTGGCTGTGGTCATTGGAAAGAAAGGCAAGCACATCAAG GCCACAGATGCCATGGCCCATGTGGCTGGCTTCACTGTGGCACATGACGTGACTGCTCGTGACTGGCAAATGAGACGCAATGGAAAGCAGTGGCTGCTGGGAAAAACCTTTGACACCTTCTGCCCCCTGGGCCCTGCCTTGGTGACCAAGGACAGTGTAGCAG GGGACGTCATCCTGACCGGGACCCCCCCAGGTGTTGGTGTATTCAGAAAACCTCCTGTCTTTCTCAAG AAGGGTGATGAAGTCCAGTGTGAGATCGAGGAACTAGGTGTCATCGTCAACAAGGTGGTGTGA
- the LOC137205917 gene encoding oxaloacetate tautomerase FAHD2A, mitochondrial isoform X1 codes for MLVSGRRRWLTALLQAQRWPFQPSRDMRLVQFRAPHLTGPHLGLESGNGGGVINLSAFDPTLPKTMIEFLGQGEAALSVAKRKLGVSLLCSNRQPYENEEAVYCYAAAGSPQSAPLSCSGLCRALAAQLPVLPRSEVTFLAPVTRPDKVVCVGMNYVDHCKEQNVPVPKEPIIFSKFSSSIVGPYDEVVLPPESQEVDWEVELAVVIGKKGKHIKATDAMAHVAGFTVAHDVTARDWQMRRNGKQWLLGKTFDTFCPLGPALVTKDSVADPHNLKICCRVNGEVVQSSSTNQMVFKTEELIAWVSQFVTLFPGDVILTGTPPGVGVFRKPPVFLKKGDEVQCEIEELGVIVNKVV; via the exons ATGCTGGTCTCTGGTAGAAGAAGGTGGCTCACGGCTCTGCTGCAGGCTCAGCGTTGGCCCTTTCAACCCTCCAGAGACATGAGATTGGTGCAGTTCCGGGCACCCCACCTGACGGGACCTCATCTGGGCCTGGAGTCAGGGAATGGTGGAGGTGTCATCAACCTCAGCGCCTTTGACCCCACACTGCCCAAGACGATGATAGAGTtcctggggcagggagaggccgCTCTCTCAGTGGCAAAGAG AAAATTGGGTGTATCTCTACTGTGCAGTAATAGGCAGCCATACGAAAACGAGGAAGCTGTATACTGTTATG CTGCTGCAGGATCTCCCCAGAGTGCCCCTCTCTCCTGCTCTGGTCTCTGCAGAGCCCTGGCTGCCCAGTTGCCAGTCCTACCACGGTCAGAAGTGACATTCCTGGCTCCAGTTACACGGCCAGACAAGGTGGTGTGCGTGGGCATGAACTATGTGGACCACTGCAAAGAGCAGAACGTGCCTGTGCCCAAGGAGCCCATCATCTTCAGCAAGTTTTCCAGCTCCATCGTGGGGCCCTACGACGAGGTCGTCCTCCCTCCTGAGAGTCAG GAGGTGGACTGGGAGGTGGAGCTGGCTGTGGTCATTGGAAAGAAAGGCAAGCACATCAAG GCCACAGATGCCATGGCCCATGTGGCTGGCTTCACTGTGGCACATGACGTGACTGCTCGTGACTGGCAAATGAGACGCAATGGAAAGCAGTGGCTGCTGGGAAAAACCTTTGACACCTTCTGCCCCCTGGGCCCTGCCTTGGTGACCAAGGACAGTGTAGCAG ATCCACACAACTTAAAGATCTGCTGCCGAGTGAATGGGGAGGTGGTCCAGAGTAGCAGCACCAACCAGATGGTGTTTAAGACAGAAGAGCTAATAGCCTGGGTCTCCCA GTTCGTCACTCTTTTCCCAGGGGACGTCATCCTGACCGGGACCCCCCCAGGTGTTGGTGTATTCAGAAAACCTCCTGTCTTTCTCAAG AAGGGTGATGAAGTCCAGTGTGAGATCGAGGAACTAGGTGTCATCGTCAACAAGGTGGTGTGA
- the LOC137205917 gene encoding oxaloacetate tautomerase FAHD2A, mitochondrial isoform X2: MLVSGRRRWLTALLQAQRWPFQPSRDMRLVQFRAPHLTGPHLGLESGNGGGVINLSAFDPTLPKTMIEFLGQGEAALSVAKRKLGVSLLCSNRQPYENEEAVYCYAAAGSPQSAPLSCSGLCRALAAQLPVLPRSEVTFLAPVTRPDKVVCVGMNYVDHCKEQNVPVPKEPIIFSKFSSSIVGPYDEVVLPPESQEVDWEVELAVVIGKKGKHIKATDAMAHVAGFTVAHDVTARDWQMRRNGKQWLLGKTFDTFCPLGPALVTKDSVADPHNLKICCRVNGEVVQSSSTNQMVFKTEELIAWVSQGRHPDRDPPRCWCIQKTSCLSQEG; this comes from the exons ATGCTGGTCTCTGGTAGAAGAAGGTGGCTCACGGCTCTGCTGCAGGCTCAGCGTTGGCCCTTTCAACCCTCCAGAGACATGAGATTGGTGCAGTTCCGGGCACCCCACCTGACGGGACCTCATCTGGGCCTGGAGTCAGGGAATGGTGGAGGTGTCATCAACCTCAGCGCCTTTGACCCCACACTGCCCAAGACGATGATAGAGTtcctggggcagggagaggccgCTCTCTCAGTGGCAAAGAG AAAATTGGGTGTATCTCTACTGTGCAGTAATAGGCAGCCATACGAAAACGAGGAAGCTGTATACTGTTATG CTGCTGCAGGATCTCCCCAGAGTGCCCCTCTCTCCTGCTCTGGTCTCTGCAGAGCCCTGGCTGCCCAGTTGCCAGTCCTACCACGGTCAGAAGTGACATTCCTGGCTCCAGTTACACGGCCAGACAAGGTGGTGTGCGTGGGCATGAACTATGTGGACCACTGCAAAGAGCAGAACGTGCCTGTGCCCAAGGAGCCCATCATCTTCAGCAAGTTTTCCAGCTCCATCGTGGGGCCCTACGACGAGGTCGTCCTCCCTCCTGAGAGTCAG GAGGTGGACTGGGAGGTGGAGCTGGCTGTGGTCATTGGAAAGAAAGGCAAGCACATCAAG GCCACAGATGCCATGGCCCATGTGGCTGGCTTCACTGTGGCACATGACGTGACTGCTCGTGACTGGCAAATGAGACGCAATGGAAAGCAGTGGCTGCTGGGAAAAACCTTTGACACCTTCTGCCCCCTGGGCCCTGCCTTGGTGACCAAGGACAGTGTAGCAG ATCCACACAACTTAAAGATCTGCTGCCGAGTGAATGGGGAGGTGGTCCAGAGTAGCAGCACCAACCAGATGGTGTTTAAGACAGAAGAGCTAATAGCCTGGGTCTCCCA GGGACGTCATCCTGACCGGGACCCCCCCAGGTGTTGGTGTATTCAGAAAACCTCCTGTCTTTCTCAAG AAGGGTGA
- the LOC137205917 gene encoding oxaloacetate tautomerase FAHD2A, mitochondrial isoform X3 — protein MLVSGRRRWLTALLQAQRWPFQPSRDMRLVQFRAPHLTGPHLGLESGNGGGVINLSAFDPTLPKTMIEFLGQGEAALSVAKRALAAQLPVLPRSEVTFLAPVTRPDKVVCVGMNYVDHCKEQNVPVPKEPIIFSKFSSSIVGPYDEVVLPPESQEVDWEVELAVVIGKKGKHIKATDAMAHVAGFTVAHDVTARDWQMRRNGKQWLLGKTFDTFCPLGPALVTKDSVADPHNLKICCRVNGEVVQSSSTNQMVFKTEELIAWVSQFVTLFPGDVILTGTPPGVGVFRKPPVFLKKGDEVQCEIEELGVIVNKVV, from the exons ATGCTGGTCTCTGGTAGAAGAAGGTGGCTCACGGCTCTGCTGCAGGCTCAGCGTTGGCCCTTTCAACCCTCCAGAGACATGAGATTGGTGCAGTTCCGGGCACCCCACCTGACGGGACCTCATCTGGGCCTGGAGTCAGGGAATGGTGGAGGTGTCATCAACCTCAGCGCCTTTGACCCCACACTGCCCAAGACGATGATAGAGTtcctggggcagggagaggccgCTCTCTCAGTGGCAAAGAG AGCCCTGGCTGCCCAGTTGCCAGTCCTACCACGGTCAGAAGTGACATTCCTGGCTCCAGTTACACGGCCAGACAAGGTGGTGTGCGTGGGCATGAACTATGTGGACCACTGCAAAGAGCAGAACGTGCCTGTGCCCAAGGAGCCCATCATCTTCAGCAAGTTTTCCAGCTCCATCGTGGGGCCCTACGACGAGGTCGTCCTCCCTCCTGAGAGTCAG GAGGTGGACTGGGAGGTGGAGCTGGCTGTGGTCATTGGAAAGAAAGGCAAGCACATCAAG GCCACAGATGCCATGGCCCATGTGGCTGGCTTCACTGTGGCACATGACGTGACTGCTCGTGACTGGCAAATGAGACGCAATGGAAAGCAGTGGCTGCTGGGAAAAACCTTTGACACCTTCTGCCCCCTGGGCCCTGCCTTGGTGACCAAGGACAGTGTAGCAG ATCCACACAACTTAAAGATCTGCTGCCGAGTGAATGGGGAGGTGGTCCAGAGTAGCAGCACCAACCAGATGGTGTTTAAGACAGAAGAGCTAATAGCCTGGGTCTCCCA GTTCGTCACTCTTTTCCCAGGGGACGTCATCCTGACCGGGACCCCCCCAGGTGTTGGTGTATTCAGAAAACCTCCTGTCTTTCTCAAG AAGGGTGATGAAGTCCAGTGTGAGATCGAGGAACTAGGTGTCATCGTCAACAAGGTGGTGTGA
- the LOC137205915 gene encoding glycerol-3-phosphate acyltransferase 2, mitochondrial isoform X2 codes for MLEARLQSQRRSSQHGREASLWSSGLGMKLEAVTPFLGKYRPFVGRCCQTCTPKSWESLFHRSIMDLGFCSVIQVKEENTRFRGWLVRRLCYFLWSLEQHIPPCQDAPQKVVESTGVQNVILGRAPGGAGEGQVPSHVKREVQRILGHIQAPPRPFLLRLVSWALLRILNCLFLNVQLHKGQMKMVHKAAQAGSPLVLLSTHKSLLDGILLPFVLLSQGLGVLRVAWDPRTCSPILRALLKKLGGLFLPPEANLSLDSSEGVLARAVVHAAVEQLLVSGQPLLIFLEEPPGAQGPRLSALGQTWLGLVVQAVQVGIVPDAMLVPVAITYDLVPDAPRDTYHASAPLGLWTGALAVLWSLRGWGCSRRACVRVHLAQPFSLHEYTVNARSCWGSRQTLEQLLQPIVLGQCTVVPDTEKVQEWTPVTGPLLALKEEDQLLVRRLSCHVLNACVASSAVMSTAIMATLLLFKHQKGVCLSHLLGEFSWLTEETLLRGFDVGFSGQLQCLVQHTLSLLRPHVALLRVQQGDLLVVLRPGPGLAHLARLSSEMLPAFLSEAVGACAVWGLLVGRVLPEGPWELQGIELLSQNQLYHQILLLMHLLPQELLLLQPCQSSYCYCQEVLDRLIQCGLLVAEETPGSRPACDTGRRRLSAKLLWKPSGDFTDSDSDDFEEAEGRYFRLSQQSRCPDFFLFLCRLLSPLLKAFAQAATFLHRGQLPDTESGYAEQLLRFLEATAQEEGFFECVDPNLAISAVWTFRDLGVLQQMPSPAGPMLHLSPTFASRDNQEKLERFIRQFICN; via the exons ATGTTGGAAGCCAGACTCCAAAGCCAGCGGAGAAGCAGCCAGCATGGTCGGGAG GCCAGCCTGTGGTCCTCAGGTTTGGGGATGAAGCTGGAGGCTGTCACCCCTTTCTTGGGGAAATACCGCCCCTTTGTGGGTCGCTGCTGCCAGACCTGCACCCCCAAGAGCTGG GAGTCCCTCTTCCACAGAAGCATAATGGATCTAGGCTTCTGCAGTGTGATCCAGGTGAAGGAAGAGAACACCAG GTTTCGGGGCTGGCTGGTTCGGAGGCTCTGCTATTTCTTGTGGTCCCTGGAGCAGCACATACCCCCCTGCCAGGATGCCCCACAGAAGGTCGTGGAAAGCACTGG GGTTCAGAATGTCATCCTAGGGAGGGccccaggaggggctggggaaggccAGGTGCCCAGCCACGTGAAGAGAGAGGTACAGCGCATCTTGGGCCACATCCaggccccaccccgccccttccTGCTCAG GCTGGTCAGCTGGGCACTGCTCCGGATCCTGAACTGCCTCTTCCTGAACGTACAGCTGCACAAGGGCCAGATGAAGATGGTCCACAAGGCCGCCCAGGCA ggctcgcCGCTCGTCCTCCTCTCTACCCACAAGTCACTTCTGGACGGGATCCTACTGCCCTTTGTGCTGCTCTCCCAGGGCCTGGGCGTGCTCCGTGTGGCTTGGGATCCCCGCACCTGTTCCCCCATCCTCAG AGCTCTGCTGAAGAAACTTGGGGGACTTTTCCTGCCCCCAGAGGCCAACCTCTCCCTGGACAGCTCTGAGGGGGTCCTTGCAAGGGCTGTAGTCCATGCG GCTGTGGAGCAGCTGCTGGTCAGCGGGCAGCCCCTGCTCATCTTCCTGGAGGAGCCGCCTGGGGCTCAAGGGCCTCGGCTGTCAGCCCTGGGTCAGACGTGGCTGGGACTGGTGGTGCAGGCGGTCCAGGTGGGCATCGTCCCAGATGCTATGCTGGTGCCAGTGGCCATCACCTACGACCTGGTTCCAGATGCACCCCGTGACACATACCAC GCCTCGGCCCCTCTGGGGCTGTGGACCGGAGCTCTGGCTGTCCTGTGGAGCCTGCGAGGCTGGGGCTGCAGCCGCCGAGCCTGCGTCCGTGTGCATCTGGCCCAGCCCTTCTCCCTGCAT GAATACACCGTCAACGCCAGAAGCTGCTGGGGCAGCAGGCAGACCCTGGAGCAGCTGCTGCAGCCCATCGTGCTGGGCCAGTG TACTGTCGTCCCCGACACTGAGAAGGTGCAGGAGTGGACCCCAGTAACCGGGCCCCTTCTGGCCCTGAAGGAAGAGGACCAGCTGTTGGTCAGGAGGCTGAGCTGTCACGTCCTGAATG CCTGCGTGGCGAGCTCGGCGGTGATGAGCACGGCCATCATGGCAACGCTGCTGCTGTTCAAGCACCAGAAG GGCGTGTGCCTGTCACATCTCCTGGGGGAGTTCTCCTGGCTGACAGAGGAGACGCTGCTGCGTGGCTTTGACGTGGGCTTCTCAGGGCAGCTGCAGTGCCTGGTGCAGCACACGCTGAGCCTGCTGCGGCCGCACGTGGCCCTGCTGCGCGTCCAGCAGGGGGACTTGCTGGTGGTTCTGCGGCCCGGCCCAGGCCTCGCGCACCTGGCACGCCTGAGCTCCGAGATGCTGCCCGCCTTCCTGAGCGAGGCCGTGGGTG cctgtgccgtgtgggggctgctggtgggcagggtgCTGCCTGAGGGACCCTGGGAGCTGCAGGGCATCGAGCTGCTGAGCCAGAACCAGCTGTACCACCAGATCCTGCTGCTGATGCACTTGCTGCCGcaggagctgctgctgctgcag CCCTGCCAGTCTTCCTACTGCTACTGTCAGGAGGTGCTGGACCGCCTCATCCAGTGTGGGCTCCTAGTTGCCGAGGAG ACCCCAGGCTCCCGGCCAGCCTGCGACACCGGGCGGCGGCGTTTGAGTGCGAAACTGCTGTGGAAACCAAGTGGGGACTTTACCGACAGTGACAGTGACGACTTCGAGGAGGCTGAGGGCCGGTACTTCAGG CTCAGCCAGCAGTCACGCTGCCCtgacttcttcctcttcctctgccgCCTGCTCAGCCCGCTGCTCAAGGCTTTTGCGCAGGCTGCCACCTTCCTCCACCGGGGCCAGCTGCCAGATACTG AGTCGGGCTACGCGGAGCAGCTGTTGCGGTTCTTAGAGGCCACCGCCCAGGAGGAAGGGTTCTTCG AGTGTGTGGACCCAAATCTCGCCATCAGTGCCGTCTGGACCTTCAGAGACCTGGGG GTGCTGCAGCAGATGCCCAGCCCTGCAGGCCCCATGCTCCACCTGTCCCCCACCTTTGCCAGCCGGGACAATCAGGAAAAGCTGGAACGGTTCATCCGGCAGTTCATCTGTAACTAG